TTGGGTGTCAGAGGGTTCAATCAATGTACGCTTCTTATTCCACTGGTTCTTCAATAATGGTGTCAACCTTAAAGCCTGGTTGCTGGAGGGTGGAAAGTGCAGGTTgtaggttgcaggtcattgtttcaccatagctgaaacaacccaaacctttactattGCTACCatttaggcctaaaaaataatatttaagcctaaggttagcatttttgtaaaggtttgggttgtttcagttatggtaaaacccggggcgaatttatcattttttgtcttaatcagggtatcgatttatcaatttttgtcttaaactaggttaaatgtcttaaacagggtatcaaaaatcggaattctgtcttaaaatgggtaggaaaatcagcgatatgtgtcttaaacagggtcagggtatgaggggccgcacCGCACCGCACCCCCCCTAATGATTTCAATATCATTGGGAAGTGGGATTTGAATGCTGAGTTCCTGTAATTCTGTTTGATTAGGTTATCAGAACTTGGTCAACAAGTGGGTTCCAGAGTGCTTGATGTTTTGGTCTTGAGAGAAAAAGGGATGAAGCGAGAAACAAGAGTTCTAAACATTCTTCTTTTTGTCAAGTCAGTCTTATGGAAGGTATGAGCTgatttttaaagtaaaacaTGTATTTTGGACAAATTGAATTTAGAAATGTTCCCTAGGGCAATGGCAGTTTCACTCTTTCCTTGCTCcctaatagtaataataattaacaattattcgccgaaggcgaagtgaatattggtgaatatttacccaATATTTACTGggcctgaggcaaataattgttttagtgtaattttcagcagtgaatatcaagaaagtgcaaaacaacgggctaaaacaagataaaaggGCACGAAAAGTGCTGGATTGgcttagcagccgcgcctccaaaatATTATATTCACCGGGTAGTGCGGTGAATACAACACTCTCTTATAttctcttaaagtggtactacgaccaaaaaaaaaaaattgtttttcctttggatttcaaaactatgttaactaaacactaactcacccaagttttaagttctgattttaaaaagacacctgtttattttagctggaattttcttatttattggtccaccattactaactttaaaatcttgagagagctgggtcgaggagaaaatgacgtcaaacactcactagtttaagaatgcaatgcgtgtgtacgcggcctaattaatatgcagcacaggagtttcgggctttcagacttttcaacccgtgttttgcatatataataaattacatttacacgctgaaattttaagctagtgagtaaatgacgtcattttctctagatccaaccctctgaggtccaatcggccagttttgaacgtgagtaatggcggaccatgaagtccaaaacttacactcaaaataaacagcctttggataaaactcaaagctcaaaattttgccagttaggtgttaagcgaacacgctttcaaaatctgaagaaaaaaaggacatgattttttgatcatagtaccactttaaattcttatattcaccgctgaaaattatactaatgaTTATTGCATTGAGATTATAGCAATATTTTTTGGCCGTGACGTTGTCAGTTTTCCTTTCTCTAGTCATTGTTTGGCAAAGAAGCAGATAAACTGGAACAAGcaaatgatgatgacaaaacATGTATCcttttttaaggtggcttactacagttttccgaagaaaaagatcaagattttgaaatctgtgaaattaaagcatcaggatgtctcttctgaagtgttagtcactgcaattttATCTGGCAAATAATGCAAATCAgagggaaaatgctaaatatagtccCTGGTCCTGGAGGGGGAACTGGAAACTAGCCATTTCAAAGTTCTTTTTCGCAAAAACTAGCCTCATgaccccaccttaaaatttcaggatttccttagtgagaaaaaataattatgtgtAGAGATAAATAGTAAAATCTGTCGGACAGGTTTTTcgcaaatggcaaaaacgtcAGTTTTCGTCTAGTTTGGTAATAACTGAACTGTCTGAtagatcttttttttaaaaacgttgATGGTTTCGTCTTGATATTGGTTTATAATTCCAAAAATTTTAACCCTTGTTGTACAGCtgggttttgagaaaaaggcctttgaaatgtctagtttccagtctccCCTCCAAGAACCAAGAAAAATCTAATATGCCTCATTCCTAGGAGTGAATTTAACTCTTCACTAGCATTTGTGCTAACAGGTGGTCACAATAATAATCTCACATGTAAACTTAGTATATTATTTTTCAGTCATCAGCAAGTCCTTGACATTTTTCTTAGATTATATTATTGAAAAGGAACCTCTGGTtaacaaatttatatcagtACCAAAAGACAAAGGTAAAGGGAaatattatttgttattataTAAGAATCTTGTTAGCAATAATAGTTTTGTCTTCATTTCTTTAACTCAATGTTGGAGATTTTGCTGAAAATTGCAGATTCGAGCTAATCAAACCGCTTTTCAAAGGCTTGTCTGGCCAAAAAGAACCTAAACTGTCGcaaacattgcttacaagtgcATTTGTTGCAGATAAATGTACTGCAATCCTGACAATATAAATTTATATGGCGTTGAGAGTTTGGTTATAATCTGTTTGACAAAATAGACATTGATTGagtgagttttacaaaatatgtaggcagcgaggcatgcattaagaaggaaaacattacctgcaAGCTAAccattgtaaataagtgttttgtctctcgctttatttctctcagctttacggtgttcttcattgaaattttctcttctcctCCTTCCTTGGCTTTTCTTGAGGCTTTCTtcacttaaatttctcaaattttgtcgccTTTTCTCTCATGCTccttcctgctctttatcccgttgctcatCACTAATGgtaactttttcaaaagtgacaaAGGTGAGTGGGATAAATGTGAGCAGCACAAAAgtttcccgccaagaaaattcgcccattcacacctcaaagcTGCTTTCGCAAGACTTCCCTGCCTCCCTTTCTTAGTCTCCCATCCCCCTCCCCAGGGTCTGGACAGACGGACGGACGTACTCTTGGTCAATCACGTtacaaacaaacgaaaaaaaaggttGACATTATTCTCTTAAGCATGCAGCCTGGAGCCCTGCTACTACTTAGCTGAGGAGTTTGTCTTAAAGTTAATTCTACTGTTTAAATAATTAATCAATGCCAGTCGATTTGTATTGGGTTTACAGAGcctgctgattggtcaatagttgtgatgaataattaattaattttacaaataaagTGAAATGtgtgatttgatttgttttacCAGGGAGTCTAAACTGTGCGTCATTTGTCGCTGGAATTGTAGAAGCAGTATTACATGGATGCAACTTTGTAAGTAATATTTGCATGCATtttcataataatttattagcaagcatttttttctttaatggtTCGTTGGATGTTTTAACTCTGAGTCATAGAAGAAGTTGACTGGTCAAAGGGGTTGTGTCAGGGCAGTGCAGTTCATTCTGTGTAGTTTTGCCAATTACTTGCAAGCCCTATGCAAACACAACATTAACCCAAAAATTACTTTATAACAACACAAATCAAAACTATGTGACAAAAAACTCTGTCAACCATAAGTACCGGTTATCAAAGTTATAGACAACATACGTAAACCAAGGGGTTTATTTGATCTCTAATCCCGTATGCTGTCcaatgctgatattcggcaaaattttacattagaggaagtcaatcttgaaaaacagacTTAATCCTTTAACGCCTTAACCGGActgacttagtattttactctgtcaatgggataagcaaaagaaagttcaccaaaaagttgaaaaaatggaaCCATTTTTTACACTTATCCTGGATAAGTTAATCGACTTTCGAACAACCAGACCCTGGGAAAAAgcttttcaattaatttttaaacatttggcctaacagtttttcaaagttaatttttaatctggaatTAGCATTACAagcccagggcccggttgttcgaaagcccattaacttaatccaggattagtgtaaacttttgtttcatgttttcaactttttggtgaaaatttctttcgtttacttttgtttttcaagattgacttcttctaatgtaaagttttgccaaatatcagcgttgaacagcatttaggagaagagaaataaactccttgattaatttttaatctgggattagcgttaatcggcttttgaacaaccgggcccaggtccTGAATTTGTCTAAATTTTGTGACACATCCCCTTTGACAAAGTTTTACTTAGCTTGCCTGTTTCAACCATTTTTTTACGCCAAATTTTCTTCAGATAGAAGTAGTGACTTGAAGTAGATGAATACCGGTACTTCTCTCAACAATAAACACCCTTTACATTCTAGGATTGTCCAGTGCAGTTTTGTTAAAGCACACACTGAACCTTGTGTAAATAAACATCCATTATCTTCAGGGCTGCATTCATATTTGTTTTAACATATTTTAATTCTGTATTTTGGTCATCAGCCTGCAAAAGTCTCTGCTCACTGGCACAAAGGAACAACTCTAATGATTAAGTTTGAAGAGTCTGTGATTGTAAGGGACAAGTCAATAGACGGAAGATAAGAAAGTAATGTAAAACTGTGAgagataattttgtaaaaagaaacatcatgttgttgttttttaattaaattgttaTTGTAATCCTAAATATCATGGTAGGCTaataaagtttgaaaacaacatgtTTGTTGGAAACAATAATACCggtaattttattattacaCCTCAATTCAATAACCTACTGTATTATGTGGGAAATATATGTACATAAAAGGAAAATCTGTACAGAGGGTCTATGGCTTTTTGTTAGttgtaaataattattcaacCCAGTTCAATTGCATGTACTTgttattttaccttttttaaCAAATCAAACAATAGCTGGAACAGCATGAGATAGGAGAACTTTTACAAAGCCCCATAAACTTTACAACCatttttagttttaaaagaGCTACAAGCAAATTATTTGCTGTGAATTTCAATAACATACATATGTACCAGTTAAGTTCAAATAAcagttttgtttctttattgcCGTCGATCGTTGTTGCAGACCAAGGTGAAACAGCTGGATTTTGCGTTAAAATGGTCAGCTATCAATGGCCATAAAAAGCATTCATAGTTTCAGGCCCCTTTTTGTTATCCTATACTTCCTATATTATTCCCGGACTAAAAACCTGTCCTTTTAACCCCTTTAACATTATGTCTATTTATCCTTTTATCTTCACCATTTAAAATTCTGTCAATCAATATTTTACCGAATGCCACGGTGCACTAATGAACTACTTAATATTTGATTGGGCTTTGACTTCTTTTTAACTGGATCAGTAGCAAAACACTTCCACAATCTTAATGTCTCATCTGCTGCTGCGGAGCACACTGTCTGTCCATCTGGACTCATTGCCATGTGCAGCACACGGCAGGTGTGTCCAGTTAGTTCCGTCACTTTCACCATGGATGGATATTTCCAGACCGTCAGCTGATTTTGTGCATAGCCGTGACTGGACACTAATTCTTTATATTCTTTTGACCACACAATGGAGCAAACCTGAagtgttaaaaagaaaataatgttaATTAATACTAGTTGATCCATGATCTTTTCCTTCTACACATTTACTCTTAGTATAACCTCCTTGGTAATATCTTCCTCCTAAAGGAGCATTTGCTGAAATGATCCAGAATTTTATAGATGCTAATCACCGCACACACTTTcgttgacccctgggagtgagattaaacagattttactcatcaaatgGGGGCGTCCTAGCGTGTTTGTTGttaatgggttaattaattaagagaCTAAAATGTATCAAAAAAGCCCATGTATGAGCCACATGCCTAACTTAGACTTCAAATTttgagaaaatattttattggAAAGTTTTTTATATTAAGCATGACAGTTTATTTTTCtcaacctcaggtttgtcagttgaattactgttacgagttatcgacgttaaatatggttgctttactttactttactttcaaCAACAAGGTATGAGACAGGTTAAGCATGGCGTTTACGCCAAACAGCAAATGTCGTGAatgaaattagggttttgccaaaaatgtaagaaccctgcttgatattagctcatttctgccatgttagctccagatatcaagCAACTGTTCAAAGGAATGAGACAAattaaaatgagagaattttcacttttatgacaagcaggagcctgccatgcttaagctctctatgttttaattgtttttcatttaccTGGGAATGAGTGTCAATACTGTTGAGGCAGTTTCCTGAACCAACATTCCAGAACCTAATATGTCGATCAGCTGTTCCACCACCACTTGCCAGTACGTTGCGTTGAAATGGACACCAGTCTAGTGCCTATAAAGAACAGATTGACTTCCATGAAAGACTCACTCAGGTGCTTTTCATAACACTGAAGACTTAATAGTTCAGATTTAGAACAACAGTTGTGTTTTTGGCTGCCTTCAATCATTGAACTTCAAGCAGTTGAAAGGAGAGTTGGGACAATCACTGTTAACAACCTTACAATGCATGTCATCGCCccaaacaaagttttttccaTCTCCACTTGTTATTcaaactaaagggtatcaatGCTGAAAAAGGGGAACTGCTAAATAACAAGGTTCAAAGGTCCATGTCCAGTGTTGGGTGATTGAATGTGCTTTTACATGTAGATCAACACAACTTTTTTGGTTTCTCTTTTGAACAGTTTGCCAACTGTTACTGCTGAATTAAGAACTCAGGGTAAAAAAGTAAAACACTTTTTGAAAGTTGAACTCAGAGTCACAATAAGGATTTTAAAGTGTCAGTGACAggttaggccctgtttacaagcaggcagggtaaccctactgctagggttaccctagcaggaAAGTCAAACATAGCctgggtttacaagcaaaactTTGCGTGCTTGGTAACGGCCAGaatcgcaaacacaatggatTTAGCCGCTAAAAAGTTGTCCTgggtaggcgagttgtccctagcagagcgtttacaaggcagctagtaaccctagctgccttgtaaacacattgttgaaaaaagaagaaatgtgtgagtgctagagtaaccctcttgctagggtaaccctagcactagggttaccctacctgcttgtaaacagggccttaaatACAACATTTCACTAATTGTGTTACTGGGCAAGGATCACcattttcctgttttgtttcAAGTATCATTACGTTCTGAGTGCAACAACTGAATGGTTTGTACTGGCATCAAGGTTTGCAAATCTTTTATTCCTTGACGAGTGTTAACATTACTGCTTCTTGCTGATTGAGGCATCCAAGGGAACATGTGTACATTGTACTGTAAGATATAGTTCACAAACCTTGACAGCCGCTTGGTGTTGATTAAAGGTATGAAGAGGAGTATTACTATTGCTGATCGTATTGATGCTGGCATCCCAGATTAACAGCAAGTTATCATTTGCACCACTGGCCAAGTATTTCCCATCTGGAGACCACTTTAAGCCACACACTTCCTGAGAGTGTCTTGAAAGAGTAGCCACGTGATGATCTGCCACACGGACGTCATGATGGTGAATTACTCCACTTCTGCAGCCACtaaacaataaattaaacaacgcaatattttatttttaagttgatCACATAATAGAAATTTGATCTTACAATGTTCTTCACAAATATTCTTTGATCAGGACCTAGACATGCCAGTATCTCTTAAATAGAAAGTTGGATTTCGTACACAATCATTACCGTTATTATAATACTTCTTACTGTAAAATATTACATTgtgatttaaaatttttcaaactttaaaatttttcaaactagATCAATTTTGGTTTTGCTTTGTCTATCATTATCATAGtcagaaacaaaggaaaaatcaaaTTGAACTACTACAAAATATAACATTGATCAATAACATATATTGGTGTACACATACttcctttgttttatttcttacCTTGATAGGATGTAGGAATTCCAAGAAAGGCAACCAATTCGAGAGGAATGCCCTGCCATGCTCCGTAATCGCTTCTGAGCCTCCACATCCCACAACTGTTGTAAAAATACAGTAAAGCTACAACCAACACAAACAAACCCCTTCGCTCGAAAATCATAAGAACAATGGACTGATCTAAAAGAACAGCACCAACCTGAACAACTCCATTACTGTCTCCTAAAGCAATGTAATTGCCTTCCTTAATCCAAGCCAAAGAACCAATGTAACAATCAGGTGTTGAAGTCTGACAGAGCTGCACAATATCCCCTGTTGCAGCATTCCACAGATACACAAAACCACCCAATGCTACAGCTAAATGATTGTGGCAACTCCAATCCAACAAGTTAAGATCTATGAAGAAGGGAATGAACATCTGTTTATCATCCTATTGGGCTGTAACTGTATGTGCATAATCCCATTCCTCTTGTGCACTAATGGCTCAGCCGCCAAAATATTTGCTCAATACCCAAAACactggccgagtggttagggcctgtgccttgagatccagagatcctgggttcaagactgtgttctgaccactcactgaatttgtatcaggtagtccctggttcaatttccttgcCCACTTGTAAAATATggtagccaactggtttgcctcccaccagttgggattcttaacaattgtataTGTTAAATTCTCGGAGATATtccgagggtaaacaaagtATTATTATTTAACAAGCAAGCCTGCTCACAGGCTACAGTGTAGAGAAAACATTCCATGGGTTGCTCTtgcattaaaggggctaggtcacgcaattttaggcaatttcagcattaaacaaatggtcatagaattaactgaaataacaaaataacggctcaaaactatagaagaactcaaacaaaacacaggaaagctaagaagggacaaggatggacaaaactggggaggattcaagtggattgcatttgggtaaatttgaaaaatgtcggcccacctttcaaatttatatcagtttatatcaaaatgtcatttaaacagctgaaaaatcattctaaattgttatgtggccgtgattttgcaaatgaaagactcttgctctgccaatttgacgtttagagctcataactaacaattttaaacaaaattacctaaaacagcgtgacctagcccctttaataaaaCGAAGAGGTTTGAATCAAATCAAGGTTACTCAGCAAGATTCATTGCTGCGTATGTAAGCTTATGAGGTATTACTCACGTGATGTTATTGAGTAAACGTTTGAGAAAGAACAACAGCAGGAAGAAAATGGTGAAAATTCCGCCCAATCAACTATTTTTCATAAAACTTACAGTAATCGTCGATGAGATCTGGTGCATCGAGAATCCTCTCTGGAACTGGAGCAATATGTCTGGCGTTTTTCTTCGTTGATGTAGCTGGAgttttgttgttgctgtacaACACCCGAAGGTCGTTcaaatggcctattaaagaGACGATCGATCTCGCATGATATATCATTGATATGAATCATACATTTTTAAAAACGAATAAAGTTTGAGCTTACATACTTACAAATGTAAATTTAAACGatgtatttttaaaatcagtTACGCGAAATAAGCCAACAATGGGTAAGCTGTGTTGGCGCTTCTTTAATTCCGCCGCCAGGCGGCTTTCATTCAGTTGTTTTAAATGATCATAAACTTGCATGCCAATTCTAAATGTGAATTAATTGAGCAACTAATTGAGCAAATACCTTCTCTCGGCGTCGGAGCTTTGTTCTTAAACGCAAGAATCCTGgaatttgtgtcgtttccaacAAGACTTTGTGACATTTTCTTCTTGAATTCTGCTTTCGAAGGACTGCTGTTTTCTTCATTCTCGTGATCAGCTGATACCATCTTGTGGTAGTTCATTTCAAAGTTCATAGCACTTCTGTTAGGGATAAATCTGTCCTCTGATGTTTTGGCTTTTCCTGGCgtttttttcaatgattttGGAGTCTTTGATGGCGTCTTGCTGCAGTTGAGCCTCGATGAACTTCGATCATGCGGTGTGGAAGCAGTTGCACTGGAAGATCGATGGTCAGTTGATTTCCTCTGCCACCGAGGAGCGGGTCCTTTACTTATCGGCGCGTCGAGTCTCAAGAGATCGTTGACTTCAGTTTCAAAGTGAAAATGCgacattttgtttgtttgaaaagtagaaaacaagcacagcTCA
This portion of the Montipora capricornis isolate CH-2021 chromosome 11, ASM3666992v2, whole genome shotgun sequence genome encodes:
- the LOC138023741 gene encoding trafficking protein particle complex subunit 5-like, which gives rise to MESVRRSKTSNILEKPLSKGRNEINVSTFGLLFSEMVQYCQNRVHTVPELQTKLSELGQQVGSRVLDVLVLREKGMKRETRVLNILLFVKSVLWKSLFGKEADKLEQANDDDKTYYIIEKEPLVNKFISVPKDKGSLNCASFVAGIVEAVLHGCNFPAKVSAHWHKGTTLMIKFEESVIVRDKSIDGR
- the LOC138023738 gene encoding cell division cycle protein 20 homolog; the encoded protein is MSHFHFETEVNDLLRLDAPISKGPAPRWQRKSTDHRSSSATASTPHDRSSSRLNCSKTPSKTPKSLKKTPGKAKTSEDRFIPNRSAMNFEMNYHKMVSADHENEENSSPSKAEFKKKMSQSLVGNDTNSRILAFKNKAPTPREGHLNDLRVLYSNNKTPATSTKKNARHIAPVPERILDAPDLIDDYYLNLLDWSCHNHLAVALGGFVYLWNAATGDIVQLCQTSTPDCYIGSLAWIKEGNYIALGDSNGVVQLWDVEAQKRLRSMAGHSSRIGCLSWNSYILSSGCRSGVIHHHDVRVADHHVATLSRHSQEVCGLKWSPDGKYLASGANDNLLLIWDASINTISNSNTPLHTFNQHQAAVKALDWCPFQRNVLASGGGTADRHIRFWNVGSGNCLNSIDTHSQVCSIVWSKEYKELVSSHGYAQNQLTVWKYPSMVKVTELTGHTCRVLHMAMSPDGQTVCSAAADETLRLWKCFATDPVKKKSKPNQILSSSLVHRGIR